In Pseudomonas asiatica, the following are encoded in one genomic region:
- the gspK gene encoding type II secretion system minor pseudopilin GspK: MGGRQQQGAALLMVMVVLAMLAAGMAWLVEDGRRQVDDVRLLHQRVQARAMEQAGLAYAEQALRDPSWRLSPLFWQALRGQPLNYDFGAGQAQLRVRDQHTCFNVNALLGADGERAARQLRYLLGDDMAAERLVDALADWLDADSDARLQGAESAQYLRQQPPRLAANQPMLDTSELNLLLEPDASRQGRYPMLCALPQTTGWRLNANALGLEHLPLLEALYEGRYPRSLLSRIISGRPASGYVDATALRQALGAVDDETFERLSEGLLLNSGYFLLQLSFAEEGRVIRSEFQVEALGVVQWHARVPAQQVRVRSREPMVW; encoded by the coding sequence ATGGGTGGCAGGCAACAGCAGGGCGCGGCCCTGCTGATGGTGATGGTTGTGCTGGCGATGCTGGCGGCGGGCATGGCCTGGCTGGTGGAAGATGGCCGACGCCAGGTCGATGATGTGCGTCTGTTGCACCAGCGGGTGCAGGCGCGCGCGATGGAGCAGGCCGGCCTGGCCTATGCCGAGCAGGCCCTGCGTGACCCCAGCTGGCGGCTTAGCCCACTGTTCTGGCAGGCCTTGCGCGGGCAGCCGTTGAACTACGATTTTGGCGCCGGCCAGGCGCAGTTGCGGGTGCGCGACCAGCACACCTGTTTCAACGTCAATGCGCTGCTCGGTGCTGACGGCGAGCGTGCTGCGCGCCAGTTGCGCTACCTGCTGGGCGACGACATGGCTGCCGAGCGCCTGGTCGATGCCCTGGCCGACTGGCTGGATGCCGACAGCGATGCCCGCCTGCAGGGCGCCGAGAGCGCCCAGTACCTGCGCCAGCAACCACCACGCCTGGCTGCCAACCAGCCGATGCTCGATACCAGCGAGCTGAATCTGCTACTGGAGCCGGACGCCAGCCGCCAGGGCCGTTACCCGATGCTGTGCGCCTTGCCGCAGACCACCGGCTGGCGGCTGAATGCCAATGCCCTGGGGCTGGAGCATCTGCCGTTGCTGGAGGCGCTGTATGAAGGGCGTTATCCACGCTCGTTGCTCAGCCGCATCATCAGCGGCCGGCCGGCGTCGGGGTATGTGGATGCAACTGCGCTACGCCAGGCCCTGGGGGCGGTGGATGACGAAACCTTCGAGCGCTTGAGCGAAGGGCTGCTGCTGAACAGCGGGTATTTCCTGTTGCAGCTGTCGTTCGCGGAGGAGGGGCGGGTGATACGCAGTGAGTTCCAGGTGGAGGCGCTGGGGGTGGTGCAATGGCATGCCCGGGTACCGGCGCAGCAGGTGCGGGTGCGCAGCCGCGAGCCGATGGTGTGGTAG
- a CDS encoding RHS repeat-associated core domain-containing protein — protein sequence MRSATPQSKQKKFFFQDNQLTCEASDSPRRLLWANGITLAELDISKKASQILQSDNANTALRSIPEGLPQNYSPYGFLQTTPLAHLVAFSGQRLDTMLQCYALGNGRRFYSPRSRRFLQSDNQSPFRKGGPNGYSYCQNDPINRHDPNGQWWQWLKRGVNWLAGKLPTYSVDRPQLRTGNQTLQSPNVNIRIHTTEQAPSPDSFHVSLNIRDIEFAARIGNRVINSATVLEPLSNAAVRQLNHAAAGLAVAYTTDRVTNSIFGEPNTALAVTAELGTLAYLDRRLISDTASAIRNVYFR from the coding sequence ATGCGTTCAGCAACGCCCCAATCAAAACAGAAAAAATTCTTTTTCCAAGATAACCAATTGACTTGTGAAGCAAGTGACAGCCCACGTCGCCTATTGTGGGCCAATGGCATTACACTAGCGGAACTAGACATCTCGAAAAAAGCCAGCCAAATTCTGCAATCCGACAATGCAAACACTGCTTTGCGCAGTATTCCAGAAGGTTTGCCACAAAACTATTCGCCCTATGGATTTCTCCAAACAACTCCATTAGCACATCTTGTCGCATTCAGCGGGCAGCGACTCGATACAATGCTGCAATGTTATGCACTTGGCAATGGACGCCGATTCTATAGTCCCAGATCAAGACGATTTCTCCAGAGTGATAATCAATCTCCGTTCCGTAAAGGTGGACCTAATGGATACAGCTATTGCCAGAACGACCCCATCAATCGGCATGACCCAAATGGACAATGGTGGCAATGGTTGAAGCGGGGAGTAAATTGGCTGGCCGGTAAGCTTCCAACATATTCTGTAGATAGACCACAGTTACGCACCGGAAACCAAACCTTACAAAGCCCCAACGTTAATATAAGAATTCATACCACTGAACAAGCACCATCACCGGATTCATTTCACGTTTCACTAAATATCCGTGACATCGAGTTTGCCGCGAGAATAGGAAACAGAGTCATTAATAGTGCCACAGTACTAGAACCATTGTCTAATGCGGCCGTCAGACAGTTAAACCATGCAGCCGCTGGACTTGCAGTGGCCTATACTACCGACCGTGTAACGAATAGTATTTTTGGCGAACCCAATACGGCTCTCGCTGTAACCGCCGAGCTCGGAACTCTAGCTTATCTCGATAGACGCCTAATCAGTGATACTGCATCAGCCATTCGAAATGTATATTTCCGATAG
- a CDS encoding PhoX family protein: protein MSRDTGDNLDRNQSGNLPMASVMDAYLSRRSVMRGSLGAAIAMIAGTGLTGCFDGGGSDHDDPVTEPPVTEPEVPKLALGFQSIPGSRTDACVVAAGYSAYVLAPWGTPINSNGNPWKSDGSNTSTDQANAMGMHHDGMHFFPINGSSEDGLLAINFEYIDTAALHPAGPTTDVNGKRPVEEVRKEINAHGAGVVRLQKIGGRWQVVDNDPLNRRFTTASRMEITGPLRGTDHVKTKYSPDGTHCRGTNNNCGNGYTPWGTYLTCEENWPGIFVNKGTRPEDQRRIGVGTSSGQYKWETAAGDSSEVADEFARFDVTVKGASATDDYRNEASTYGYIVEIDPYNSATLATKRTALGRFRHEGCCPGLAVAGKPLVWYMGDDSNNEYLYKWVSTAVWDAADANPADRLATGAKYLDQGKLYVARFNADGTGVWLLLDVGTATTGGSTLGALYGDLPGIILNTRGAGDAVGATPMDRPEWTTVNPLNGDVYLTLTNNSARTPEKVDAANPRGPNRHGHIIRWHDSDDQLSFTWDIFVFGANAAGTADINRSGLTELNQFASPDGMSFDSRGVLWFETDNGESTVTDYTNDQLLAVIPTNLVDASGKQVPVNAQNQVDLRRFFVGPNGCEVTGITFTPDNKTLFVNIQHPENWPYTDKATDATPAGATVRPRAATVVIQRIDGGEIGTA, encoded by the coding sequence ATGAGTCGAGATACCGGCGACAACCTGGACCGGAACCAAAGCGGCAACCTGCCGATGGCCAGCGTTATGGACGCCTACCTGAGCCGCCGCAGCGTGATGCGTGGCAGCCTGGGCGCCGCCATCGCTATGATTGCCGGTACCGGCCTGACAGGCTGCTTCGACGGTGGTGGTTCCGATCACGATGATCCGGTCACCGAGCCACCCGTGACTGAGCCGGAAGTGCCGAAACTGGCACTGGGCTTCCAGTCCATTCCGGGCTCGCGCACCGACGCCTGCGTGGTAGCCGCCGGTTACAGCGCCTATGTGCTGGCGCCCTGGGGCACGCCGATCAACAGCAACGGCAACCCGTGGAAATCCGACGGCAGCAACACCTCGACCGACCAGGCCAACGCCATGGGCATGCACCATGACGGCATGCACTTCTTCCCCATCAACGGCAGCTCCGAAGACGGCCTGCTGGCGATCAACTTCGAGTACATCGACACCGCCGCCCTGCACCCGGCCGGCCCGACCACCGATGTGAACGGCAAGCGCCCGGTCGAGGAAGTGCGCAAGGAAATCAACGCCCATGGTGCCGGCGTGGTGCGCCTGCAGAAAATCGGCGGCCGCTGGCAGGTGGTCGACAACGACCCGCTCAACCGCCGTTTCACTACCGCCTCGCGCATGGAAATAACCGGCCCCCTGCGCGGCACTGATCACGTGAAGACCAAGTATTCGCCGGACGGCACCCACTGCCGCGGCACCAACAACAACTGCGGCAACGGCTACACCCCCTGGGGTACCTACTTGACCTGTGAAGAGAACTGGCCAGGCATCTTCGTCAACAAAGGTACCCGCCCTGAAGACCAGCGCCGCATTGGCGTGGGCACCTCCAGCGGCCAGTACAAGTGGGAAACCGCAGCCGGTGACAGCAGCGAAGTGGCCGACGAATTCGCTCGTTTCGACGTCACCGTCAAAGGCGCCAGCGCCACCGACGACTACCGCAACGAAGCCAGCACCTACGGCTACATCGTCGAGATCGATCCGTACAACAGCGCCACACTGGCCACCAAGCGCACCGCGCTGGGCCGTTTCCGCCACGAAGGTTGCTGCCCGGGCCTGGCGGTCGCGGGCAAACCGCTGGTGTGGTACATGGGCGACGATTCGAACAACGAGTACCTGTACAAGTGGGTGTCCACCGCTGTGTGGGACGCCGCCGACGCCAACCCCGCCGACCGCCTGGCCACCGGCGCCAAGTACCTCGACCAGGGCAAGCTGTACGTGGCACGCTTCAATGCCGACGGCACTGGCGTATGGCTGCTGCTGGACGTGGGCACTGCGACCACTGGCGGCAGCACCTTGGGTGCGCTGTATGGCGACCTGCCGGGCATCATCCTCAACACCCGTGGTGCTGGCGATGCGGTGGGCGCAACGCCGATGGACCGCCCGGAATGGACCACGGTCAACCCGCTGAACGGCGACGTGTACCTGACCCTGACCAACAACAGCGCGCGCACCCCGGAGAAGGTCGATGCAGCCAACCCGCGCGGCCCGAACCGTCACGGCCACATCATCCGCTGGCACGACAGCGACGACCAGCTGAGCTTCACCTGGGACATCTTCGTGTTCGGCGCCAACGCTGCCGGTACGGCCGACATCAACCGCTCCGGCCTGACCGAACTGAACCAGTTCGCCAGCCCGGACGGCATGAGTTTCGATAGCCGTGGCGTGTTGTGGTTCGAGACCGACAACGGCGAGAGCACCGTGACCGACTACACCAACGACCAGCTGCTGGCAGTGATCCCCACCAATCTGGTGGATGCCAGTGGCAAGCAGGTGCCGGTGAACGCGCAGAACCAGGTGGACCTGCGCCGCTTCTTCGTCGGGCCGAATGGCTGCGAGGTGACCGGCATTACCTTTACCCCGGACAACAAGACGCTGTTCGTCAACATCCAGCACCCGGAGAACTGGCCGTATACCGACAAGGCCACCGATGCCACCCCGGCAGGTGCCACGGTAAGGCCGCGGGCTGCGACGGTGGTGATCCAGCGTATCGATGGCGGGGAGATCGGCACCGCCTGA
- a CDS encoding bifunctional UDP-sugar hydrolase/5'-nucleotidase produces MASSVHRREVISWMGIGALAPLLGACSALPGQQGGNASFDLLYVADTLDARQPGQAVVPATRLGPVSHLGRAPWMTGSSASIAYPQLAPLLDASQAASAQLGGYAVLAALLEQLRGEAGAGNSLTLENGQGWNGSGLAYLTQGESGLQGSQLLGSEARVSSDERVLWPQRSPALYRQAGTVTLGAGLADTQRRALGLEALRVFERGGARIAVVGVTDPYAQDQKASLKQWYQSLQPVFEQARRDADLVVAMADVGTGPGLWLAERVPQIDVLLCARGQDLWPAPVEVSQASGRRVPVLFAGCRGSGTFRLRCQRVAGLWQFDGRFFPAFEHQLAPAAQQRIGALQAELRQQRAGHAAWLDQPLARAPQALWRRDTRGGSWDRLLHQALADDSSMPVLLPGLRYDYPLPAGAAITREHLISLTGGYPAPVVEAPARQVEQVLENAAEQLFGDPLLLDNSQDLPRWQGQAWRVSYSPQGKRISGLEPVQGLCRTFGLQFETQAGEPLWQRVEAWLARQASDWQLAPLQLPEVRYVQGHPGWHPRQLAS; encoded by the coding sequence ATGGCAAGCAGTGTGCACAGGCGCGAAGTGATCAGCTGGATGGGTATCGGTGCCTTGGCACCGTTGCTCGGCGCCTGCTCCGCCCTTCCTGGGCAGCAGGGCGGCAATGCCAGCTTCGACCTGCTGTACGTGGCCGACACCCTCGATGCCCGCCAGCCTGGCCAGGCCGTGGTGCCGGCCACCCGCCTTGGGCCGGTCAGCCACCTGGGCCGCGCCCCATGGATGACCGGCAGCAGTGCCAGCATCGCCTACCCGCAACTGGCACCATTGCTCGATGCCAGCCAGGCTGCATCTGCCCAGCTGGGCGGCTATGCGGTGCTGGCGGCGTTGCTCGAGCAACTGCGCGGCGAGGCTGGGGCGGGCAACAGCCTGACCCTGGAAAACGGCCAGGGCTGGAATGGCAGTGGCCTGGCCTACCTGACCCAGGGCGAAAGCGGCCTGCAGGGCAGCCAGCTGCTGGGCAGCGAAGCGCGGGTCAGCAGTGACGAGCGCGTGCTGTGGCCACAGCGCAGCCCGGCGCTGTATCGCCAGGCTGGCACCGTTACCCTGGGCGCCGGGCTGGCAGACACACAACGCCGGGCTTTGGGCCTGGAAGCCTTGCGCGTCTTCGAACGTGGCGGTGCACGTATTGCTGTGGTCGGCGTGACCGACCCCTACGCCCAGGACCAGAAAGCCTCTCTTAAACAGTGGTACCAATCATTGCAGCCGGTGTTCGAACAGGCGCGGCGCGATGCTGACCTGGTGGTAGCCATGGCCGATGTCGGTACCGGGCCGGGCCTGTGGCTGGCCGAGCGGGTGCCGCAGATCGACGTGTTGCTGTGCGCCCGCGGCCAGGACCTGTGGCCGGCGCCGGTCGAGGTTAGCCAGGCCAGCGGCCGCCGCGTGCCGGTGCTGTTCGCCGGTTGCCGGGGCAGCGGCACCTTCCGCCTGCGCTGCCAGCGCGTGGCCGGGCTGTGGCAGTTCGACGGGCGTTTCTTCCCAGCCTTTGAGCACCAGCTGGCACCCGCCGCGCAGCAGCGTATCGGGGCATTGCAGGCAGAATTGCGCCAGCAGCGCGCCGGCCACGCAGCCTGGCTCGACCAACCGCTGGCCCGCGCACCCCAGGCGCTGTGGCGCCGCGATACCCGAGGCGGCAGCTGGGACCGCCTGCTGCATCAGGCCCTGGCCGACGACAGCAGCATGCCGGTGTTGCTGCCGGGCCTGCGTTACGACTATCCGCTGCCCGCCGGGGCGGCCATTACCCGCGAACACCTGATCAGCCTCACCGGTGGCTACCCGGCACCGGTGGTCGAAGCTCCGGCCCGGCAGGTCGAACAAGTGCTGGAAAACGCCGCGGAGCAACTGTTCGGCGACCCGCTGCTGCTGGACAACAGCCAGGACCTGCCGCGCTGGCAGGGCCAGGCCTGGCGTGTCAGCTACAGCCCGCAAGGCAAGCGCATCAGTGGCCTGGAGCCGGTGCAGGGCCTTTGCCGCACCTTTGGCCTGCAATTCGAAACCCAGGCCGGCGAGCCGCTGTGGCAACGGGTCGAAGCCTGGCTCGCCCGCCAGGCAAGCGACTGGCAACTGGCGCCGCTGCAACTGCCCGAAGTGCGCTACGTGCAGGGGCACCCGGGCTGGCACCCAAGGCAACTGGCCTCGTGA
- a CDS encoding pilus assembly protein PilZ, translated as MMLASRLLTGAGLTLVGWLAAQCVLQLGRQPQPATAPAAPDKPLPGLMVGHWQVPVNDGAIAITRLPLQYLGGLKAQPLASSVVVLRYGEQVRTLARGQRLAPGIVLQDIDSDGLIFNNQGRRERLPWPPRPAVTGFKRQG; from the coding sequence GTGATGCTCGCCTCGCGCCTGCTGACTGGCGCTGGCCTGACCCTGGTCGGCTGGCTGGCGGCCCAGTGCGTGCTGCAGCTGGGCCGCCAGCCGCAACCGGCCACTGCGCCCGCCGCGCCCGACAAGCCGCTGCCTGGCTTGATGGTCGGCCATTGGCAGGTACCCGTCAACGACGGTGCCATCGCCATCACCCGCCTGCCGTTGCAATACCTGGGTGGCCTCAAGGCCCAGCCGCTGGCCTCCAGCGTGGTGGTGCTGCGCTATGGCGAACAGGTGCGCACCTTGGCCCGCGGCCAGCGCCTGGCGCCAGGGATCGTGCTGCAGGACATCGACAGCGATGGCCTGATTTTCAACAACCAGGGGCGGCGTGAACGCCTGCCCTGGCCGCCACGCCCCGCCGTGACCGGCTTCAAGCGGCAAGGATGA
- the gspD gene encoding type II secretion system secretin GspD has translation MPVRYCVAAALSLALSMACAEEPVFDDNGTPMYEVNFVDTELGEFIDSVSRITGTTFIVDPRVKGKVTVRTVDLHDADAIYDIFLAQLRAQGYATVDLPNGSVKIVPDQAARLEPVPVEAGGQQGEGSDSVATRVFNVRNAASEQVLGILKPLIDPRVGVITPYPAAHQLVVTDWRSNLERIASLLRQLDRPQDAPGSGSTQVIYLRHANAGEVVKVLRGLSQEGMAPSEGAGEAEGKERPVVPVAGGAGIRLEYEEGTNAVVMVGPDSELAAYRAIVEQLDIRRAQVVVEAIIAEVSDSSAQELGVQWLFADEKFGAGIVNFGSNGVNIASIAGAAASGDNEALGDLLSSTTGAMAGIGHFGGGFNFAMLVNALKGKSGFNLLSTPTLLTLDNAEASILVGQEVPFVTGSVTQNNANPYQTIERKEVGVKLRIKPQINIDNSVRLDIVQEVSSIADTTAASDVITNKREIKTKVMVEDNGLVILGGLISDELSTSDQRVPLLGDIPYLGRLFRSDATKNTKQNLMVFIRPRILRDGPSLAGLSEDKYRTLQQTTPLQLPDLADAQNATPLLQVFPSSRARLEGGDW, from the coding sequence ATGCCTGTTAGATATTGCGTGGCGGCCGCACTGAGCCTGGCCCTGTCCATGGCTTGTGCTGAAGAGCCGGTGTTCGACGACAACGGTACGCCGATGTACGAGGTGAACTTCGTCGACACCGAACTGGGCGAGTTCATCGACAGCGTGTCGCGCATCACCGGCACCACCTTCATCGTCGACCCCCGGGTCAAGGGCAAGGTCACCGTGCGCACCGTCGACCTGCACGACGCCGATGCCATCTACGACATCTTTCTGGCCCAGCTGCGCGCCCAGGGCTACGCCACTGTCGACCTGCCCAATGGCAGCGTGAAGATCGTTCCCGACCAGGCCGCCCGCCTGGAGCCTGTGCCGGTGGAGGCGGGAGGGCAGCAGGGGGAAGGCAGCGACAGTGTGGCTACGCGGGTATTCAATGTGCGTAACGCCGCCAGCGAGCAGGTGCTGGGCATTCTCAAGCCCCTGATCGACCCACGGGTCGGTGTGATCACACCTTATCCGGCAGCGCACCAGTTGGTAGTTACCGACTGGCGCAGCAACCTGGAACGTATCGCCAGCTTGCTGCGCCAGCTCGACCGCCCCCAGGACGCACCAGGCAGCGGCAGTACCCAGGTCATCTACCTGCGCCATGCCAATGCTGGCGAAGTGGTCAAGGTGTTGCGTGGGCTCAGCCAGGAAGGCATGGCGCCCTCTGAAGGTGCGGGCGAAGCAGAGGGCAAGGAAAGGCCCGTAGTGCCTGTCGCCGGGGGGGCGGGCATCCGCCTGGAATACGAAGAAGGCACCAACGCCGTGGTCATGGTCGGCCCCGACAGCGAGCTGGCCGCTTACCGCGCCATCGTCGAGCAGCTGGACATCCGCCGTGCCCAGGTAGTGGTGGAAGCGATCATCGCCGAGGTGTCCGACAGCAGCGCCCAGGAACTGGGCGTGCAGTGGCTGTTCGCTGACGAGAAGTTCGGTGCCGGCATCGTCAACTTCGGTAGCAACGGGGTAAACATCGCCAGCATCGCAGGGGCCGCTGCCAGCGGCGACAACGAGGCCCTTGGCGATTTGCTGTCCAGCACCACCGGCGCCATGGCGGGTATCGGCCATTTCGGCGGCGGCTTCAACTTCGCCATGCTGGTCAACGCGCTGAAGGGCAAGAGCGGCTTCAACCTGCTGTCCACGCCCACCCTGCTGACCCTGGACAACGCCGAGGCGTCGATCCTGGTCGGCCAGGAAGTGCCCTTCGTCACCGGATCGGTGACGCAGAACAACGCCAACCCGTACCAGACCATCGAGCGCAAGGAAGTCGGGGTGAAGCTGCGCATCAAGCCGCAGATCAACATCGACAACAGCGTGCGCCTGGACATCGTCCAGGAAGTGTCGTCGATTGCCGACACCACGGCTGCCAGCGACGTGATCACCAACAAGCGCGAGATCAAGACCAAGGTCATGGTCGAGGACAACGGCCTGGTGATCCTCGGCGGCCTGATCAGCGACGAACTGAGCACCAGCGACCAGCGTGTGCCGCTGCTTGGCGATATCCCTTACCTGGGCCGGCTGTTCCGCTCCGACGCCACGAAGAACACCAAGCAGAACCTGATGGTGTTCATCCGCCCGCGCATCCTGCGTGACGGGCCGAGCCTGGCCGGGCTCAGCGAAGACAAGTACCGCACCTTGCAGCAGACCACGCCGCTGCAGTTGCCCGACCTGGCGGATGCCCAAAACGCTACGCCGCTGTTGCAGGTGTTCCCCTCCAGCCGCGCACGGCTGGAAGGCGGTGACTGGTGA
- a CDS encoding GspE/PulE family protein, with protein sequence MLPYRQARQSGVAMAPAEQGWQLWLRHDADSAQLQELLRVHGQPSLLEYLEPALFDERLGQLYQAGDAATEALIEGIGDQVDLDSLMSEMPRIEDLLESDDEAPVIRLINGLFGQALRLRASDIHIETFEQSLVVRLRVDGHLREVLRPPRALSAMLVSRIKVMARLDIAEKRQPQDGRITLRAAGREVDVRVSTLPGIHGERVVMRVLDKQASLLALGNLGMPAAVLHGLRSCLVRPNGIVLSTGPTGSGKTTTLYASLNSLNDGSRNILTVEDPVEYAIAGIGQTAINPRAGLTFASGLRAILRQDPDVIMLGEIRDQETAQIAVQASLTGHLVLSTLHTNSAVGAVTRLRDMGIEPFLIASCLRGVLAQRLVRRLCSCAVAHPLQPAERDLWPELAALGSSYHAVGCEQCQGSGYVGRLGLYEFIELDAGLIGLLYDGASELAMQDYLAERRQSLVAMASDCLARGETSLAEVLRVVQG encoded by the coding sequence ATGCTGCCTTATCGCCAGGCACGGCAGAGCGGGGTGGCCATGGCCCCTGCGGAGCAGGGCTGGCAGCTATGGTTGCGGCATGACGCCGACAGCGCCCAATTGCAGGAGCTGCTGCGCGTGCACGGCCAGCCCAGCCTGCTCGAATACCTGGAGCCTGCACTGTTCGACGAACGCCTCGGCCAGCTGTACCAGGCCGGCGATGCCGCCACCGAGGCGCTGATCGAAGGCATCGGCGACCAGGTCGACCTGGACAGCCTGATGAGCGAAATGCCGCGCATCGAGGACCTGCTGGAAAGCGACGACGAAGCCCCCGTAATCCGCCTGATCAACGGCCTGTTCGGCCAGGCCCTGCGCCTGCGTGCCTCGGACATTCACATAGAAACCTTCGAGCAGAGCCTGGTGGTGCGCTTGCGCGTCGATGGCCACCTGCGCGAAGTGTTGCGCCCACCGCGTGCGTTGTCGGCCATGCTGGTGTCGCGGATCAAGGTCATGGCCCGTCTGGACATCGCCGAAAAGCGCCAGCCCCAGGATGGCCGTATCACCCTGCGTGCGGCGGGGCGCGAAGTGGATGTGCGGGTCTCGACCCTGCCCGGCATCCATGGTGAACGGGTGGTGATGCGTGTGCTCGACAAGCAGGCCAGCCTGCTGGCGCTGGGCAACCTGGGCATGCCGGCAGCGGTATTGCACGGCCTGCGCAGTTGCCTGGTGCGGCCCAACGGCATCGTGCTGTCCACGGGGCCGACCGGTTCGGGCAAGACCACTACCCTGTATGCCAGCCTCAACAGCCTCAACGACGGCAGCCGCAACATCCTCACGGTCGAGGACCCGGTGGAATACGCTATCGCAGGCATCGGCCAGACCGCCATCAACCCGCGTGCCGGGCTGACCTTTGCCAGCGGCCTGCGCGCCATCCTGCGCCAGGACCCGGACGTGATCATGCTTGGCGAAATCCGTGACCAGGAGACCGCGCAGATCGCCGTGCAGGCCAGCCTCACCGGCCACCTGGTGTTGTCCACGCTGCACACCAACAGTGCGGTGGGCGCGGTGACCCGCCTGCGCGACATGGGCATCGAACCGTTCCTGATTGCCTCGTGCCTGCGCGGCGTACTGGCCCAGCGCCTGGTGCGGCGCTTGTGCAGTTGCGCCGTGGCGCACCCGCTGCAGCCGGCGGAACGCGACCTGTGGCCCGAGCTGGCGGCGCTGGGCAGCAGCTACCACGCGGTGGGCTGCGAGCAGTGCCAGGGCAGCGGGTATGTCGGGCGCCTGGGCCTGTATGAATTCATCGAGCTGGATGCCGGGCTGATCGGCCTGTTGTACGACGGCGCCAGCGAACTGGCCATGCAGGACTACCTGGCCGAGCGCCGGCAGAGCCTGGTGGCGATGGCCAGTGACTGCCTGGCCCGTGGCGAGACCAGCCTGGCCGAAGTACTACGCGTGGTGCAGGGCTGA
- the gspF gene encoding type II secretion system inner membrane protein GspF: MPTYRYQAVDLAGKTHKASLQADSERHARQLLREQGLFARRLQRHEAGTRQPRRQRLSRAQLCELTRQLATLTGAGIPLVDALATLERQLRQPALHSVLVALRGSLAEGLGLARSLARQGAPFTGLYCALVEAGERSGRLAQVLTRLADHLEQVQRQQHKARTALIYPTVLMGVSLAVVVGLMTFVVPKLTEQFAHAGQSLPLITSLLIGLSQGLVQAGPWLLALALLLGALGGWLLRKPHWCLRRDQLLLRLPHIGNLLQVLESARLARSLAILSGSGVALLEALQVATETVGNRRIRLAMEQVRQQVQGGTSLHRALDACQQFPPLLVNMVGSGEASGTLADMLERVADDQERGFARQVDTAMALFEPLMILVMGAVVLFIVLAVLLPIMQLNQGLQL; the protein is encoded by the coding sequence ATGCCGACCTATCGCTACCAGGCCGTCGACCTCGCCGGCAAGACCCACAAGGCCAGCTTGCAGGCCGACAGCGAACGTCATGCCCGCCAGTTGTTGCGTGAGCAGGGCCTGTTCGCCCGCCGCTTGCAGCGTCACGAAGCCGGCACCCGGCAACCCCGGCGCCAGCGCCTGAGCCGCGCCCAGCTATGCGAACTGACTCGTCAGCTGGCCACCCTGACCGGTGCCGGTATCCCTCTGGTCGACGCCCTGGCTACCCTGGAACGGCAACTGCGCCAGCCCGCCTTGCACAGTGTGCTGGTGGCCTTGCGCGGCTCGTTGGCCGAAGGCCTGGGCCTGGCTCGCAGCCTGGCACGTCAGGGGGCACCGTTTACCGGCCTGTACTGCGCGCTGGTCGAGGCCGGCGAGCGGTCCGGTCGCCTGGCCCAGGTGCTGACCCGCCTCGCTGACCACCTGGAGCAGGTTCAACGACAGCAGCACAAGGCACGTACCGCGCTGATCTACCCCACCGTGTTGATGGGGGTGTCGCTTGCCGTGGTGGTAGGCCTGATGACCTTCGTCGTACCCAAGCTCACCGAACAATTCGCCCATGCCGGGCAAAGCCTGCCGCTCATTACCTCGTTGCTGATCGGCCTGAGCCAAGGGCTGGTGCAGGCCGGGCCCTGGCTTTTGGCGCTGGCCCTGTTGCTTGGCGCGCTCGGCGGCTGGTTGCTGCGCAAGCCGCACTGGTGCCTGCGCCGTGACCAGCTGCTGCTACGCCTGCCACATATAGGCAACCTGCTGCAGGTGCTGGAAAGCGCGCGCCTGGCACGCAGCCTGGCAATCCTCAGCGGCAGTGGCGTGGCCCTGCTCGAAGCCCTGCAAGTGGCCACCGAAACCGTCGGCAACCGCCGTATCCGCCTGGCCATGGAGCAGGTGCGCCAGCAAGTTCAGGGCGGCACCAGCCTGCATCGCGCGCTGGATGCCTGCCAGCAGTTCCCGCCGCTGCTGGTGAACATGGTCGGCAGCGGCGAGGCCAGCGGCACCCTGGCCGACATGCTCGAGCGCGTGGCCGATGACCAGGAGCGCGGCTTCGCCCGCCAGGTCGATACCGCCATGGCGCTGTTCGAACCCCTGATGATCCTGGTGATGGGCGCCGTGGTGCTGTTCATCGTGCTGGCGGTGCTGTTGCCGATCATGCAACTCAACCAGGGCCTGCAACTGTGA